The genomic interval TAAGAAAAAAGGTATAGGAGACTTTAGTAAAATACCAAATGGTTGCCCTAGTGTACAGGACAGACTGGCCCTTTTATGGTCATATGGAGTAGCAAAAGGTAGGATAACTAAAGAAAGATTTGTAGATTTATTTGCAACGACCCCTGCAAAGGTTGTTGGACTTAGAGAAAAAGGCCAAATTGCTGTAGGATTTGATGCAGATATAGTTATATATGATCCTGAATACAAGGGAGAAATAACTGTAGAGAATAGTTACCATGAATCAGATTATAATTCTTTTGAAGGAATGGATATGATAGGAAGACCAGAAAAAGTATATCTAAGAGGAAAACTAACCGCTGAAAATGGTAAATTTGTAGGTGAGATAGGTCAAGGTAGATATATTAAAGCCAAACCATTTGGATTATGCTATGACGAATTTGAAGAAGCGGATAAAGAGAAAGCACATGCATAAATAAGATACAGATTTAAATGTTGTAAGTTTTAACTCGAAAAGTTCGTGTATTATTAAAAGTTAGTAGGTTTTCTTATTAAAACAGGTCTTGGAGTGCACTCCAAGACCTGTTTTATATGATGAGTTTCTATAAAGTTAAGGAATTTAATAAATTAATAAGAATAAATAAAAGATAAATATTAAGCAAAATATTCATTGAATTTTTTATGATTTTTGTACATATATTAAATATGTATTTAACATATGTGAGACTGATATCTTGTAAGACGCTCTATGTGCACATTAATAAAATTAATTATATTAGTGTGTATTCTGGCATGGTTATTGCAATTATATTATAGTAACTTTCATAATTGTATTTAGGAAACAGAATTTATCCTTAAGGAGGGGAATGGAATGACAGGATCTTGGCCAATTGATGCATTTATTATTGGAAGTATAATTATTATATTAGTACCATTAGGTGTATGGATCTATAAAGAAATATATAAGTCGAAAGGAAGTGTTACAAAGTGATTAATTGGATTATATTTATTTTTGCATCAGTAGGATTGATTGCAGTTGGGACATTTTCCGGTAAGAAAATAGGAGGAGCTGAGGCTGATAGTGAGGGGTTTCTGTTGGGAGCGAAGCAAGTAGGCGCTTTTGTAGGAGCAGGTACATTAATGGCAACAGGATATAGTGGATGGGGTTTTATTGGTTCTCCTGGCACAGCATATGCTTATGGTACTATTGAAGTTTTAGCAAATTTCTTCTTTGCTCCAGGAATTATATTTGGAACTTTATTATTTGCAGGTTTTATGGCTAAACAGGCTGAAAAGTCTGGTGGACTTACAGTTCCAGAGTATATGGCTGTAACACATAGAGGTACAGAAAAACAAAAAAGATTAGTACATTTTATAGCTGGGTTAGCAACATTTATTTTTCTTTCGGTATATATTATAGGACAAATTAGAGCTGTAGGACTTGCGGCCTCTGAATGGTTAAATGTTAGTGAACAATTAGCCTCACTGATGTTAATGTTGGTAGTTGTTATATTTACAATGCAAGGTGGATTATTAGCTGTAGCAATTACAGATACGATAATGTGTATAGGAATGTTAGTAGCCTCAGTGATTGTATTCTTTACAATCACAAAGGATATTTCAATTATGGATTTGATCACTCAAGTGGGC from Tissierellales bacterium carries:
- a CDS encoding amidohydrolase family protein, whose translation is KKKGIGDFSKIPNGCPSVQDRLALLWSYGVAKGRITKERFVDLFATTPAKVVGLREKGQIAVGFDADIVIYDPEYKGEITVENSYHESDYNSFEGMDMIGRPEKVYLRGKLTAENGKFVGEIGQGRYIKAKPFGLCYDEFEEADKEKAHA